One window of the Prochlorococcus marinus CUG1438 genome contains the following:
- a CDS encoding DUF4278 domain-containing protein yields the protein MTLIYRGQKYVQNKEVAKKQHNELTYRGKAYTS from the coding sequence ATGACTCTAATTTACAGAGGGCAAAAGTACGTCCAAAACAAAGAAGTTGCTAAGAAGCAGCACAACGAACTAACTTACAGAGGAAAAGCTTATACAAGCTAG
- a CDS encoding RNA recognition motif-containing protein, which produces MTLSLNIGNLFNDSSSHALVDELRKRTSEEEILDFEEKFNSKNEKNLHIYICRFLKNRSISRGLASKWLITIIKNKESKIDALQKLNN; this is translated from the coding sequence ATGACATTAAGCTTAAATATAGGAAACTTATTTAATGATTCCTCTAGTCATGCTTTAGTTGATGAGCTAAGAAAAAGAACCTCAGAGGAGGAAATATTAGATTTTGAAGAAAAATTTAACTCCAAAAACGAAAAAAATCTACACATATATATATGTAGATTTCTAAAAAACAGATCAATATCCAGGGGGCTAGCCTCTAAATGGTTAATAACAATAATTAAAAATAAAGAATCTAAAATTGATGCTTTGCAAAAATTAAATAATTAG
- the nrdJ gene encoding ribonucleoside-triphosphate reductase, adenosylcobalamin-dependent: MTVAPNRASSESNSNNLKKDDFPKTAPAAYPVFFRSYSRKTSSGKRENWSEVGERNLSGLKQLGKLSDEEMILMREMQSNQKAQPSGRWLWIGGTPWINKNQNFSGAYNCTSTNLIDWEAFALMMDLAMMGCGTGAIIEPHFINKLPTVINKINIKSVSEVGLTPKDQREEKSSLEVKGKDLFIKVGDSRRGWVDSYKYLLEASSNESLEREIDVYINLEDIRPAGESLKGFGGMANPIKLKDLYSRVASLLGKAIGRKLSTVECCLLIDEAAVTIVAGNIRRSAGMRQFASDDNEAASAKENLWSQDENGNWRIDPEKDALRMANHTRVYHTKPSYQTVLDAVTKQFHSGEGAIQFAPEAIARSNADILKDDELRKEFIEIYSEQGKDEARNWINSSYGPFSEEELDHRLSRYGLNPCGEILGNDFHCNLAEVHLNQIDPKNVEEQKKAFKAAALSVACLLNHEFEVERYRKSREYDPIVGVSFTGLFDFCVHAFGTPWLKWWEAGRPETDEGKSFKEKEAKFLDSWRKIVKETVWEYCDKHNLRRPNRCTTVQPAGTKSLLTGAAPGWHPPKAQRFIRRITFRKNDPIALACMDYGYSVVPSQSDKDENGCLLDNPFDPRCTEWLVEIPTEVSWANIEGADQIDINNFSALAQFDFYMQVQKFYTEHNTSATVEFREDEIEDLAKAIHNAIENNEGYISAALLARFSANATFPRLPFEPISKKEYISLQNKVIDRKVNHDFFDALNKYDVGELSEAGPAGCDSDKCLLPLAKPKD, translated from the coding sequence GTGACTGTTGCACCAAATAGAGCTTCTTCAGAGAGCAATTCCAATAATCTTAAAAAAGATGATTTTCCAAAGACTGCACCAGCTGCTTATCCTGTTTTTTTCAGATCTTACAGTAGAAAAACTTCTTCTGGGAAAAGAGAGAACTGGAGCGAAGTAGGTGAAAGAAATTTATCGGGATTAAAACAATTAGGGAAACTTTCTGATGAAGAAATGATCTTAATGAGGGAGATGCAAAGTAACCAAAAAGCCCAACCTTCGGGTAGATGGTTATGGATTGGTGGAACTCCTTGGATTAATAAGAACCAAAATTTCTCAGGAGCATATAACTGCACCTCAACTAACTTAATTGATTGGGAAGCCTTTGCTTTAATGATGGACTTAGCAATGATGGGATGTGGAACAGGTGCAATAATTGAGCCTCATTTTATAAACAAACTACCCACGGTCATAAATAAAATAAATATAAAGTCAGTTAGTGAAGTTGGTTTAACTCCGAAAGATCAAAGAGAAGAGAAGTCATCATTAGAAGTCAAAGGAAAAGATCTTTTCATCAAAGTTGGAGATAGCAGAAGAGGCTGGGTAGATAGTTATAAATATCTTCTTGAGGCATCAAGTAACGAAAGTCTTGAAAGGGAAATTGATGTTTATATTAATTTGGAAGATATTAGGCCTGCAGGAGAATCATTAAAAGGGTTTGGTGGCATGGCAAATCCTATTAAATTAAAAGACCTCTACTCCAGAGTCGCGTCCCTTCTTGGAAAAGCAATAGGAAGGAAATTAAGTACCGTAGAGTGTTGTTTATTAATTGATGAAGCAGCAGTAACCATAGTCGCTGGCAATATTAGAAGAAGTGCTGGCATGAGACAATTTGCTTCAGATGATAACGAAGCGGCATCGGCTAAAGAAAATCTATGGAGTCAAGATGAGAATGGTAATTGGAGAATAGATCCTGAAAAAGATGCCCTCAGAATGGCAAATCATACTAGGGTTTACCATACAAAACCCTCTTACCAAACTGTCTTAGATGCTGTCACTAAACAATTTCATTCGGGTGAGGGAGCTATTCAATTTGCTCCAGAGGCCATCGCAAGATCAAATGCAGATATTCTCAAAGATGATGAATTGAGAAAGGAATTTATCGAAATTTACTCAGAACAAGGTAAAGATGAAGCTAGAAATTGGATAAATAGTAGTTATGGCCCATTCTCTGAAGAAGAGCTAGATCACAGGCTGAGCAGATATGGACTTAACCCTTGCGGGGAGATCTTAGGAAATGATTTCCATTGCAATTTAGCTGAAGTTCATTTAAACCAGATTGATCCCAAAAATGTTGAAGAACAAAAAAAGGCTTTTAAGGCAGCAGCTCTTTCAGTGGCATGCTTACTTAATCATGAATTTGAAGTTGAGCGTTACAGAAAAAGTAGAGAATATGACCCTATTGTAGGGGTAAGTTTCACTGGATTATTTGATTTTTGTGTCCATGCTTTTGGTACACCATGGTTGAAGTGGTGGGAAGCAGGAAGGCCTGAAACCGATGAAGGAAAGTCTTTCAAGGAGAAGGAAGCTAAATTTTTAGATTCTTGGAGAAAAATAGTTAAAGAAACTGTCTGGGAATATTGTGACAAACATAATCTAAGAAGACCAAATCGATGCACAACAGTTCAGCCAGCTGGGACTAAAAGTCTTTTAACTGGAGCAGCCCCAGGATGGCATCCACCAAAAGCACAAAGATTCATTAGAAGAATAACTTTCAGGAAAAATGATCCAATCGCTTTAGCTTGCATGGATTATGGTTACTCAGTTGTTCCATCTCAATCTGATAAAGATGAAAACGGTTGCTTACTTGATAATCCATTCGATCCAAGATGTACAGAATGGTTAGTCGAAATTCCAACAGAAGTTAGTTGGGCAAATATAGAAGGAGCTGACCAAATAGACATCAATAATTTCTCAGCATTAGCTCAATTTGACTTTTATATGCAAGTGCAGAAATTTTACACAGAGCATAATACTTCAGCGACTGTAGAATTTAGAGAAGATGAAATCGAGGATTTAGCAAAGGCTATTCATAATGCGATAGAAAATAATGAAGGATATATTTCAGCGGCGTTACTTGCTCGATTTAGTGCTAATGCAACTTTTCCGAGATTGCCTTTTGAACCAATCAGCAAAAAGGAATATATATCATTGCAAAACAAAGTAATAGATAGAAAAGTTAATCATGATTTCTTTGATGCTCTCAATAAATATGATGTTGGAGAACTATCTGAAGCAGGGCCGGCAGGTTGCGATTCAGATAAGTGCTTGCTTCCCCTGGCTAAACCAAAAGATTAA
- a CDS encoding methyltransferase domain-containing protein, protein MERIPEPELMEKKEQVISYDEADFSEGELNLINQVNDYLFRKNISLGEKDLIVDLGCGPGNISEKLAIKWPNTEVVGIDGSKEMILRAEYNKEISINKKKLNNLRYLCSDIKKIKSTDFLLKKEISLLVSNSLIHHITYLEDFFNTIRSLSSDSTVNVHKDLKRPIDEKSALELKLQCSKKYNEILTDDYYASLRASYTFKELKNFIQEDNLSSLDVIEDGDQYLIVYGNV, encoded by the coding sequence ATGGAAAGAATACCTGAACCTGAATTAATGGAAAAAAAAGAGCAGGTCATTTCTTATGACGAAGCTGATTTTTCAGAAGGGGAACTTAATTTAATTAATCAAGTAAATGATTATCTTTTTAGAAAAAATATTTCTTTAGGCGAAAAAGATTTAATAGTTGATTTAGGGTGTGGCCCAGGAAATATTTCTGAGAAGTTAGCAATAAAATGGCCTAATACTGAAGTGGTTGGAATAGATGGTTCTAAAGAGATGATTTTGAGAGCGGAATATAACAAAGAGATTTCTATAAATAAAAAGAAATTAAATAATTTACGCTACTTATGTTCTGACATAAAAAAGATTAAATCAACTGATTTTTTACTTAAGAAAGAAATCAGTTTACTTGTAAGTAATAGTTTGATCCATCACATAACCTATCTTGAAGATTTCTTTAACACCATAAGAAGTTTGTCTAGCGATAGCACTGTAAATGTTCATAAGGATTTAAAAAGGCCAATAGATGAAAAGTCCGCTCTTGAACTCAAATTACAATGTTCAAAAAAATATAATGAGATTCTGACTGATGACTATTATGCATCTTTAAGAGCTTCTTACACTTTTAAAGAGTTAAAAAATTTCATCCAAGAGGATAATCTATCTTCTTTAGATGTGATTGAAGATGGCGATCAATATTTAATAGTCTATGGTAATGTTTAA